The window AGACAAACTACCAGCTGCAAGGATCGTGCCACAATTTTCATGCAAGgttttaataataaaaacaattttCATTCGAGGCTTTAATATCACACTACCTGAACTGTATGCACAAAACAATTTAGTGATATCATTTCGTACATGACAGGAACTAGTTACCTTGAAACGTGAAAATTCGCAGTTTACCAggttaagaaaattaatttaatcaaACCTAGAGATCTTCTCGTTACGGCAAACACTTTGTAGAGATGAAGTGTAAGATTAATGTAAATCAATATATTAATTCATGTAACTCAAACAAATGCATATTGACTAATATATAGAtccaataaagaaaaaaaaaggatttaTTTTGACCGACATCCGCCCCAGACAATTGTCCTGGAACTCCTACCTTTCCAATAGATTTGACAAACACTTCTCTATATAAACTCTCATTTTCCATATATAATTCCCCTCATGCAAACACATTCACTCTTCCTTCACAAATCTCCAAGCAACGATCTTGCAGAATTTATTTGGACATCAGTATGAagatctttcttttctttggtttatcTCTCTTCCTTCAAGGAGTTCTTGGTAATTAacctccaaaaccaaaaataaaggGAGACCTAGTTTTCTTCTACATCCTTAATAATCACTTCAGGGTTTTAAGTTATAACCTcttttaattttgcttttttgtttatttttcagGTGATTTGATATGCGAGGAATTACCAGAAGAAATGTGTTCGTTCTCAATAGCATCCAGTGGAAAGAGATGTTTGCTGGAGAGTCATGTTTCTGCGGAAGGAAATCTGGAAATGGAATGCCAGACTTCAGAAGTGTTTGCTACTAATAAAATACAGGAATATATAGAGACGGATGAATGCATTGGTGCATGTGGTGTTGACAGGCAATCTCTTGGCCTGTCTTCAGACTCCCTTCTTGATCCTAAATTCATTGCCAAAATTTGCTCAGCACAGTGTTACAACAATTGTCCCAACATTGTTGATCTTTACTCCAATTTGGCTTCTGCTGAAGGTGATCCCTCACCCCCTCAAAATTAGTACCCCTTGTGTACATTTTCGTGTTTGTTGGTTCAATGgacatttttttaaaatagtttaacttatatacagataaaaaatatgcaaaagaatCTTTTACACTATCAAGTCCATAATTATTGGAACCAGTTATTACGTGAAAAGATAAAGTTGATAGtgtaaaatttatttatgatttgatttCTCCTTTTCCTCTAATTTAACAAAACTACACTTTgtctctttcttttattgatgTTTTATATGATACATTAATCTAGCCAAAAGCCTTAGCTTTTCTTatcctaaaatatgaaatacTTGCAGGAGTATCTTTGCATGGACTATGTTTGACGCAGAAAACTCGTGCACACCATGGAACATCTCAACCTCTTAGCTCTGGTGCTGTTGCTAATGCTCCAGGTTATGCTGCTGGTCCAGTTTCTGCTGCAGCTCCTCCTCCTTctgaatattgattttgattgtGCTCCGGCACTCATGTAATAAATGTGTAAGACAGTCCCACTTCCATTGCCAATATCTATCACAATTATCTCTTGGTGATTATGATAGATATAGTACTTGTATTATTAAAAAAGTTATACTCGTGTAAAATGGGATGATACTATATGGAGTTTAATTTTTGTGCACCTATAGGTTATAATATAAATATGTTACTATTAGATTAAGGTGATTTACAACAGTAGGTACGTAACTCTCATATATAGTAAGCTCAATTTTATAATAACCTATCTTATTAATTTTGAAGATCACAAATCTCACATTTTAAAGAAGCTTTGCTTACCCATAGATATTCTTTGCGTGATTTAATAGTGtaaaaaaataatgtatataaTTACTTAAACTGATTAATTTGATGAACTAGACCATAAGGTATAAGTAACATGTTATAACATAGTAATAGTGTACAAATTATTTGTACTGTCAGACTCATACAagttaaatcctatatgcaattcTTTGAGTTTATACAACAACGAAGCAAATAAGATAAACCTAATACTCCAATATAGGATCGTATTTAACACGTTCATTTACAATATGAATTAGAAACAAATTAACCCGTTTCTAACTTGTAAATATGAGTGAGTTTGGATTAAAAAGAGATGAATATGACTTAAACAACAGATATAGGAAACAAATGTCGTGTACTTCAAGTCTATTTCTAGCGGTTTTTATTGAGGATCTAATGCCACCAGGCACCTATCTTGAAACTTACTACTGTTCGGTTTTTTGATAAGGGCATGAATGAAAAGTCGAGGGAAAAAAGTGGTGGAAAATaaaatattagttttttttttataacaaagTTCCTTTATAAAAAAGAATCACTTCCTTTCCAAGATTgaatggaaaaataaaataaaaaatagtagaGAAATTTCTTTAGAGAGGTGGGCCAAAGTTTCAATTAGATAGGCCTGGTGGGCCGAAGAAACAATTTTCTCGAGCTTTTGACAAAGTTAGTCGCTCAGCAAAGACTATAAACAACCGCCTAGCCTACAATTGCATATTACAACttgtagcaaaaaaaaaaaaatatgttaacCAACATATTTGGCCGCCCGAAAAATTTTACGTCGGGTCTCTGTGAGACTCCTCTTAAATTTTGACAAATTGAAAGTGGGTCATATGGTGTCAGTTTATTAACTTTTTGCAATCTCCTACCTTCTTTCTTCTTGAAAAAATAACCTTCTTTCTTCCTTGAAAATTTTTAAAACACCTTCTTTCTTCCTTGTACTTCAAAGTTCAAACCATTTCATCTTCCACTACAAAAATTTGTCACTACTCTCTCAACTTCACCGgcaaacttcttttttttttctctcacaCAAGTATTACGTATCATGTCTCACACATGATAAAAATTCTCGTGCTGCATCGTCCTCTCTAttcgctcaagtccaaaattttcttgcattctttcctcttcttccaatttatctcGTTCACTACCGCTCTACCAATCTTCGCTCTCGTATCTTATAGTAAAAATCAACAAAACAAACTCTCAGCACTTCTTTTCAGGccaaaactttttttttattctgcCACTTCCATtcttattttatacaaaatttcatCTTACCTTACCAAATTCtcctatacaaaatatatacaaaaatagattgtcaccatacaaaaaatatataaaatagattgtaactatataatttatataaaataggTTGTCGCtgtacaaaatagactgtcactatataaaaaaatatacaatagACATTTCAGGCTATTAAATGTAATATATTTGGGCCGGAAGGACATTTCGTGTTAATGAGAAAAAAAATATGGGCTATtaaattttgaggggctataaGGATCATTTTCTCAATTTTCATGATGAGCCTTGTTATGCATAATGTTGGGTCAGAGGAAGTATTTCATCGGGTTGATCAAATTGAACATTAAGATTAAATCCCAAAACAAAGACAAAATTATATGTCAGTAATGTATGAATTTTATCATGCGTATCATGCGTGTTAATCATGTACAATTGccgaaaatttcatattttaaaactaaaatgaACTTTATAGGCCAAATTTACCTGATTAATGAGAAAAATAATGTCGTGAAAGATGAGATTGTTCGGTACATGTCACTTACTAATGAATCTTCTAGTCAAATCCCTCTATTTCACTTcatttcattattatttttattaattcgtttcaagaaaaaatatttttatattttaaatagttgaacttcttaaattttttattatattcttAATAAGAAACTATTATAATTATGTAAATATTATAATATTCCaattaataaattattaaaatattataatttatagTCACATAGTAATTATGGTATCTATAAAATTACAATATAAAAATCTTTCTATTATCTTAAATATCTTGTTGAACAAAACCACGTCATGTAAACTAAAATGTGTACACAATTTTGTATAATAAAATACATTTGCCCAACCCGTTTTTAATTCACCTATTTGCCACCACTAGTACAAAATAGTCAAACTTCTAATGATAAGGATAGGTGTGATGTATCCTTCGAGGTCTGTTCTTTTCGGTACAGATATGAACATTGAGAAGATGGCAGTTATCTTTCAGCGTGTAATAACTAAGACCAAAAGCATAAAGTACAGTTGAGTATTAAGTTTTAAACCTATAATTTTAACGGCAcaatatatttaataataaaagttaaactTATTAAATTTAGCCTTTGCTCCCTTCCATTTATTAAACATGGATTATAACTATTGGAGTATCTCAACTGAAACGTACTATCATGCACTAGAAATGAAAAAGAATTACGATCTCGCGTCTAATAAATACCATTTCAAAAAAGTCgagatagagagaaagagaaacagaaaccAAATTAAATGGTCGTCAAGGGAACAAAAATTAGCGGTGGTAGGGCTATCAATTCAACTATTTTACGTGCACCAATTTTATGACTAACATTTTCTTTTTAAtcagttttaaaaaaatagcagctttttaaatttaaaaataacataATTTAAACTTCATAGTTTATCGTTAATAATAAGTTTTTATATGCACACAAATGTTATAGCATATCTATATTCAAAAGTCTTGCACACAAATATTATGTATGGTATATTTATAATtacaaatttctaatttttttatttttattaaacttTGTATCTAGTCAAACTAAATTATATTCCTATACTAACCATGTTAATTCATTCTTAATGAATCTTGATTTTCAACGCCAACCAGCCCTCGCACAAATTAAAGGGGGGAAATATGTGGGGTATGACTAGGCTGGCAGTCATATTATACACAAGTTCCTATTACATTTAGCCACTAGGTATTAGTGTCCAGCGGTCTCCATCTTTAAGATGCATTTCGGCCCCCTCGTTTCCAATGCACAATTATTAAAAAAAGACGAATTAATACGGCAGCTGCATTTAATTACTTTCATCCGTCACTTTTGCCTCCCTTTTCCTTTTAATAAAACTacgaaaaattttattttgtatctcTAAAACAACTGACACTAATTATATGAGATATTTTTTTTGTGTCATAATTTTATGGACCCAAAAATATAAGATTAGGATTCACAAATTTATGAGACAAAAAGGAGTCTCACACACCTCGGGATAAAACTTCTCATAAAACTACCCTACAAAAACACATGATATATCACCTTTCAAAAAAGAAAGCGACTACAGTCTTATCCtgaacaagagagaaaagatggAAGGCATCGAGCACAGAACCGTGAACGTTAATGGCATCAACATGCACGTAGCTGAAAAGGGTCAAGGCCCAGTGGTTCTCTTCCTCCACGGCTTCCCTGAGCTCTGGTACACGTGGCGCCACCAGTTGGTAGCCTTCGCTGACTTAGGCTACCGTGCGGTGGCGCCGGATCTTAGGGGCTACGGAGACACAGACGCACCAGCTGAAGCAGCTAGCTATACTTGTTTTCACGTAGTGGGGGATTTGGTGGCGCTTATAGAGTCGCTAGGAGTGGAGAGTGTTTTCTTGGTGGCTCATGATTGGGGTGCCATGATAGGTTGGTACTTGTGTTTGTTCAGGCCTGATTTGGTGAAGGCGTATGTTTGTCTCTCTGTGCCTTTCAGACCAAGGCATCCAAAAATGAAGCCTATTCCTACCATGAGAGCTTTCTTTGGAGATGATTACTACATGTGCAGATTCCAGGTACGCACTTGATATGTAGTAGAAGATATTAATTCTCAAGAttattttacacttacatatatGATTAATCTAATGGCATCGCTAGATTAGTATACACAGTGGGCAGGGGCGGAGGATTCGGCCgaactcaataaaatttattcaAATAGTATACTTGTATTAAGAAATtaactaaatatttataaatattaaatttagaagtCAATTAGTAGTTTTTAAAATCGTCCTTCTAAAATTTAGAACTCATAAAGTTAAAATGCTCGGGGAGTTACACAAATTCAAAGACTTAAGG of the Nicotiana tabacum cultivar K326 chromosome 7, ASM71507v2, whole genome shotgun sequence genome contains:
- the LOC107759211 gene encoding uncharacterized protein LOC107759211 codes for the protein MKIFLFFGLSLFLQGVLGDLICEELPEEMCSFSIASSGKRCLLESHVSAEGNLEMECQTSEVFATNKIQEYIETDECIGACGVDRQSLGLSSDSLLDPKFIAKICSAQCYNNCPNIVDLYSNLASAEGVSLHGLCLTQKTRAHHGTSQPLSSGAVANAPGYAAGPVSAAAPPPSEY